The genomic segment ATAGAAGGTAGCGGAATAGTTGTTCTTAAGGTTCCAGTTCCAGAAAGTGAAATATTTAAATGTATATTAATTAACGATACTTTAAAGGTAGATGGAAACTTTGCTATCTTAAGGACAGGAAACATTGAATTCTCAGTGGAGAAATCATCTAAATCAATTATAGGAACTGCAGTTAGTGGAGAAGGTATGGTTAATGTATATAGAGGTACTGGAGAAGTTTGGTTAGTACCTACAAAAAGCATATACAAGGATTTAAATATTAAGGGATTGGACGCGATAAGTGGCATAAACCCAGAAAGTAATGTTGAAGATTTATGATTAGAATATATAAATAGAGTATTATAAATTTAATTAAAGAAGAAGTGTATTATAAATTTTATTTTATAATAAGCTTCTTCTTTGTTTTATGAATTTTATGTAATTCATATTAATATATGCTTTGATATATTAAAGTTGTAAAGTAAGCTTTAGATGGTTATAATTAAAGAGAAAATAAGTATTACAAGAGGTGATAAAGTGAGTTCTTTAGAGTCAAAGCTAAAAAGTAAAGAATTAGATTTATTTTTTAAATCAATTTTAGAACTTAAAAATATAGATGAATGTTATAAATTCTTTGAAGATGTAGCGACAATAAATGAAGTTAAATCATTAGCACAAAGATTACATGTAGCAAAGCTACTTAAAGGTAAAAAGACTTATTCAGAAATAGCTGAAATAACTGGCGCGAGTACTGCAACTATTAGTAGAGTTAATAGATGTTTAAATTATGGAAGTGATGGATATAATTTAGTTTTAGAAAGATTAAATGATGAAAATATAGACTAACATAGATGCTGATTCTAGAAATACTATTCTTATATGTAATTAATTGTAAAATAGTAATATTATAACAGAAAGAGAAGATTGTAAATACGTGTTAAAAATATTATACTATTTAAGGTAGGCACTGAAGAAATTACAAATAATATTATCCATTGTAGATGATTAAGTATATTATAGTAATTGAGTGACTATAACAGAATAAAAAAGTGAGGTAAAATTATGGGTAGAATGTTTGGAACTGATGGCGTTAGAGGAGTTGCAAATACAGAATTAACAGCAAGAATTGCGTATGATCTTGGAAGAGCAGGAGCATATGTATTAACAGAAGGAGCTCATAAGCCTAAAATATTAGTGGCAAAAGATACAAGAATATCAGGAGATATGTTAGAATCAGCATTAATAGCAGGAATACTATCAGTTGGAGCTGAAGCAATAGTGCTTGGAGTAGTACCTACACCAGCTGTTGCATACTTAACAAGAAAATATGGAGCAGATGCGGGTGTTATGATTTCTGCATCGCATAATCCGGTAGAATATAATGGGATTAAGTTCTTTAACGATAAAGGGTACAAGCTTTCAGATGAATTGGAAGATGAGATTCAAAGAGTTATTGAAAGTGATTTTGAAGAAGTTCCAAGTCCAACAGGCACAGATTTGGGAAGAGAGACAATTGAAGTGTCAGCATTAGATGATTATATAGAATTTGCTAAAAACACAATACCTTATAGCTTGAAGGGATTAAAAATAGCATTAGATTGTGCCAATGGAGCTGCATATAAATCATCAGTAAAAGCGTTTAGAGAGCTAGGTGCTGATGTATTTGTAATTAATGACAATCCAGATGGAACAAACATAAATGAAAATTGTGGATCTACACATCCAGAAGAATTAATGGAATATGTAATTAAAAAGAAATGCGATTTAGGTTTTGCCTTTGATGGAGATGCAGATAGATGCTTGGCTGTTGATGAAAAAGGTAATTTAATAAATGGTGATTTCATACTAATGTTATGTGCAAAATATTTAAAAGAACTTGGTAAGTTAAAAGATGATACATTAGTTGTAACTGTAATGAGTAATCTTGGATTAGATATTGCATGCAAAAATGAAAAAATAAACATTATTAAGACTGCTGTTGGAGATAGATATGTTTTAGAAGAAATGGTTAAAAACAAATATGTCTTAGGTGGAGAACAATCAGGACATGTTATATTTTTAGATTATAATTCAACTGGAGATGGATTAGTAACAGCGCTTCAAATTGCAGGGATAGTTAAGAAAAAGGAAAAAACATTATCTGAATTATGTTCAATAATGAAGGAATTACCACAAGTTTTAGCTAATGCAACAATACCAAATGATAAAAAAGATTTGTATTTGACAGATGATGAAATACAAAACGAAATAAGAAAGATAGAAGAAGCTTTAAATGGTGTTGGAAGAGTACTTATAAGACCATCTGGAACTGAACCGCTAGTAAGAGTAATGCTTGAAGGAGAAAATCAAGCTGAGATAGATGAAATGGCTCATAATTTAGCAAATTTAATCGAGAAGAAATATAATTAATTAAATAAGGTATATATAACTTTGTTAAGAGGAACTCTATTAAATGAGTTCCTTTTTTGTTTATCTATCTAAAATGGATAAAACTAATTTAAAATTGCTATAAGTTTATAAAATTGCTTGAAACTTTGCTTTTTACAGATAATTTTTTATGAATAACAAATGAGCAATAAGGGGATAAATAGATTAATACATAAAATAATAATACGTTGATAAAGGAGGCATTTATATGGACAAAGAACCTTATAATGAATATCTAGTAGTGATGCCAACTGGTAACTGCAAGGGATTTAACGATATAGAAGGAGCAAAAGCATATATTAATATGTATTATGAATTACGTCTTGATGATGTTTTTCATAAGGATGGTTATAATGATGCTACTGAAATAGGTGGAGATGAATATAGGTACAACGTATTTACACAGTTAGGTGCCGAAGAGGGAGCTAAATGCGAGATATATAAAACTGTGTCATTCATTGAAGAAATTAATAAAGAGTTAGTCTTTGAAGATGAAAAGGAAGAAATAATTTCAAAGTTATGTGAAGCAAAAATAAATTTTAACATATATGAGTATAGTTTAGATACAGTTTTAGCAAACATTCAAGAAGTTGAATATATGGAGGATTATGGAACAAAGATTAGTAGAATGTAATACTCCAAATTAAAAAATCAATAAAAGCAAGCTTATTTAAATTGTTAATTTAAACTACTATAAAAATTGATATAATTAAATTAAGTCTTGGTGTATTGATATATAGTTAAAAAAAAGCGTAAAAAAATAACAAATAGTTAATTTTCATATATTGTAAATATATAAAAAAATGATAATGGAAAATATATAATTAAAATGTTGACAACAATAAAAACCGAGAGTACAATTTAGTCTAACAGGAAAATCAAATAGGTCCTTAAGCTATAAAATGCTGAGATGGAGAAAATTATTTAGTAGATAAGTTGCAGAGAGTCGATGGCTGGTGAGAATCGATACTTTAGCTCTATAATTATCACTCCTGAGCAGAATCCAGAAAGAGGAATAACCGTTCCTTGAGTAAAAGATATCCGGTGTGCATCCGTTATATGCAAGGGTTTGTTAGAACCTAGTGATATTATGTAAGGCGGAATATTATCCCACTTCTTATGATTTATATCATTAAGGGTGGATTTTTTTAACCATTTTTAAGGGGGGAAGGCAATGGAGAAGCATGTATTATCTGTCTTAGTAAAGAATTCATCTGGTGTTTTGAGTAGAGTAAGTGGATTGTTTTCAAGAAGAGGATACAATATCGATAGTTTAACTGTGGGTAGAACTGAAGATCCTTTGATTTCGAGAATGACAATTACACTTATGGGAGACGAGAATGTATTAGAACAGGTTAAAAAGCAATTAAACAAATTAGAAGATGTTATAAGGGTTATAAACTTTAAAGCTGATGACTCTGTTTATAGAGAATTAGTGCTAATTAAAGTAAAGGCAAATGCAGAAAACAGAGCAGCAATAAATGAAACTGTAAATATTTTTAGAAGCAAGATAATTGACCTGTCTACAGACACTTTAACGATAGAATTAACTGGGGATGAAAATAAAATATCAGCATTAATAAACCTGATGGAGGAGTATGGAATAGAAGAATTGGTTAGAACAGGTGTGACAGCACTACAAAGAGGGGAAAAAACTATAAGAAATTCCATTGAATCTTATTAATGTATATTAAATAAAGATAATCTAAAAGCAATAAGGCAATAAAATGAAAAGGGGGATAATCATATATGGCTCAGAATCAGGTGAAAATATTTGATTCTACTCTAAGAGATGGAGCCCAAGGTCAAGGAATTTCATTTTCATTAGAAGATAAAATTAAAATAGTAAAAGTTTTGGATGAGATTAAAGTTGATTACATTGAAGCTGGTAATCCAGGATCAAATCCGAAAGATATGGAATTCTTTAAAAGGCTTAAGGATGTGGAACTTAAGAACGCAAAGGTCGTAGCATTTGGATCTACACGAAGACCTAAAATTAACGTAGAAGATGACAAAAATCTAAAAGATTTACTGTCATCAGGGGCAGACACAATTGTTGTATTTGGGAAGTCATGGGACTTTCAAGTAACAGATATTATAAAAACTTCTTTAAGTGAAAATGTAAATATGATAAAAGACACAATTGAGTATTTGTGTGTTAAGGGGAAAGAAGTAATATTTGATGCAGAACATTTTTATGATGGATATAAAGCTAACAAAGAGTATGCGATGGCAACTTTAAAGGCAGCAGAAGAAGCAGGGGCAAAAGTAGTTGTGCTATGTGACACTAATGGGGGAACTTTACCTCAAGAGATATATAACATAACTAAAAGCATAAAAGAAACAATGAAGGTTGAACTGGGAATTCATAGCCATGACGATATGGGGATGGCAGTTGCAAATTCGATTATGGCAGTGGAGGCAGGAGCGAGTCAGATTCAAGGAACCTTTATTGGAATAGGAGAAAGATGCGGGAATGCTAATTTAAGCACAATAATACCTACATTAAAACTAAAGCTTGGATATAAAGTGTTAAATGATAACGAGCTAGTAAATCTAACAAAAACATCTAGGTATATTGCTGAAATTTGTAATATCACATTATCAGATGAAGATCCATTTGTAGGAAATTCAGCGTTTGCTCATAAAGGTGGAATGCATATAGATGCAGTAACTAAATCACCAAAATCATATGAACATATAGAGCCAGAATTGGTAGGGAATAAGAGGCGCTTTTTAGTATCTGAGGTAAGTGGTAAAAGTACAATTTTACAGGAAATACAAAAGATATTTCCTAATATATCTAAGGATGATAAATCGGTTCAAAAAATTACAGATAGATTGAAAGAACTAGAATATGATGGGTATCAATTTGAAGGAGCAGAAGGAACAGTTGAATTAGTTATAAGAAAAATTATTGGAAAGTACAAACCGTTCTTTAAATTGAATCATTTTAAGATCATTGGTGAACAACCCTATGGATCAGAGGATTTCTCATCAACAGCAGTAATAAATATTACAGTTGATGGACAAAATGAGATGACAGCAGCAGAAGGGGAAGGACCTGTGAATGCTTTAGATAAGGCTATTAGGAAAGCACTAGAAGTTTTTTATCCGGAATTAAAACAGGCAAGATTAGTAGATTATAAAGTTAGGGTTTTGGATTCAGAAAGTGCTACTGAGGCAAAGGTAAGAGTATTAATTGAATCAACAGATGGGATTGAAAGTTGGAGTACTGTTGGGGTATCTCGGGATGTAATTCAAGCTAGTTGGATAGCTCTAGTGGATTCAATAGAATATAAATTAATAAAAGATATTGAAAGAAAAGTAAAAGCATATTTTTAAGGGGGACTAAAACATGGGAATGACAATGACTCAAAAAATCTTAGCAGCACATGCGGGATTGGAAGCTGTAAAAGCTGGACAATTAATTGAAGCAAATCTTGATTTAGTATTAGGAAATGATATTACAACTCCAGTAGCTGTAAATGAATTTAAGAAATTTGGAACAGATAAAGTATTTAGCAAAAGCCAAATTGCTATAGTACCAGATCACTTTACTCCTAACAAAGATATAAAGGCAGCAGAACAAGTTAAATATATTAGAGAATTTGCTCAAAATATGGAGATAGAAAATTTCTTTGAAGTTGGAGAAATGGGAATTGAACATTGCCTACTTCCTGAAAAAGGACTAGTTGTTGCTGGAGATGTTGTTATAGGAGCTGATTCACATACATGTACTTATGGAGCACTTGGGGCTTTTTCAACAGGAATAGGATCAACTGATATGGCAGCTGGTATGGCTACAGGAAAGTGTTGGTTTAAGGTACCATCTGCTTTAAAATTCGTACTTAAGAATAAACCAGCAAAATGGGTAAGTGGTAAGGATATAATCTTACACATAATCGGAATGATTGGTGTTGACGGTGCTCTATATAAATCAATGGAATTTGTAGGTGATGGCTTACAATATCTTTCAATGGATGATAGATTTACAATGGCAAATATGGCAATAGAGGCTGGTGGAAAGAATGGAATTTTCCCAGTTGATGATAAAACTGAAGAATATTTAAAAGGTCATGCTTCTAGAGAATGGAAGGTTTATGAAGCTGACGAAGATGCAGAATATGATAAAGTATTTGAAATTGATTTAAGTGAATTAAGACCAACAGTTTCATTTCCTCACTTACCAGACAATACAAGAACAATTGATAATACTGGCGATGTAGCTATTGATCAGGTTGTAATTGGATCATGCACAAATGGTAGAATTTCAGATTTAAGAATAGCTAGAGATATCTTAAAAGGAAAGAAAGTTAAAAAGGGTATCAGATGTATAGTTATCCCTGGAACTCAAAAAATTTATTTACAAGCAATAAAAGAAGGAATAGTTACTGACTTGGTAGAGGCTGGAGCAGCATTTTCAACACCGACTTGTGGACCATGTTTAGGTGGACATATGGGAATCTTAGCTAAAGGTGAAAGATGTGTATCTACAACAAACAGAAATTTTGTAGGAAGAATGGGGCATGTTGAGTCAGAAGTATATCTAGCAAGTCCAGCAGTGGCAGCAGCGTCTGCTCTAACTGGAAAAATAACTGATCCTGAATTAGTGTAGGAGGTATTTAGTAATGAGCGTAAAAGGTAAAGTATTCAAATATGGTGATAATGTAGATACAGACGTAATAATTCCAGCAAGATATTTAAACACTTCGGATGCTAAAGAACTTGCTGCACATTGTATGGAAGATATAGATGTGGATTTCGTTAAAAATGTAAAGAGTGGGGATATAATTGTTGCAAATAAGAATTTTGGATGTGGTTCTTCAAGAGAACATGCACCTTTAGCAATTAAAACAGCAGGGGTTAGCTGCGTTATTGCATCAACTTTCGCAAGAATATTTTATAGAAATGCAATCAATATTGGGTTACCAATTTTAGAATGTGATGAAGCTGTAAAAAATATTGATGCAGGAGATGAATTAGAAGTTGATTTCTCAACAGGTCTTATTAAAAATTTAACTAAGAGCCAAGAGTATCAAGGAGAAGCATTCCCTGAATTTATGCAAAAGATCATCGATAATGATGGATTGATTGGGTATATAAGAAATAGGTAGAAAAATTTATTATTAAAAGAAAAATTAAATTAATATATTTTCATCAGATAAAGATACTAATAAATAGAATTAACAATTAAATTTTGATTAAAAAGCAATAAGAAATAGGTAATTATTAAGAGGGGGATTATCATAATGAAATGTAATATAGCTGTAATACCAGGGGATGGAATTGGCCCAGAAGTGATAG from the Clostridium beijerinckii genome contains:
- the leuC gene encoding 3-isopropylmalate dehydratase large subunit, translated to MGMTMTQKILAAHAGLEAVKAGQLIEANLDLVLGNDITTPVAVNEFKKFGTDKVFSKSQIAIVPDHFTPNKDIKAAEQVKYIREFAQNMEIENFFEVGEMGIEHCLLPEKGLVVAGDVVIGADSHTCTYGALGAFSTGIGSTDMAAGMATGKCWFKVPSALKFVLKNKPAKWVSGKDIILHIIGMIGVDGALYKSMEFVGDGLQYLSMDDRFTMANMAIEAGGKNGIFPVDDKTEEYLKGHASREWKVYEADEDAEYDKVFEIDLSELRPTVSFPHLPDNTRTIDNTGDVAIDQVVIGSCTNGRISDLRIARDILKGKKVKKGIRCIVIPGTQKIYLQAIKEGIVTDLVEAGAAFSTPTCGPCLGGHMGILAKGERCVSTTNRNFVGRMGHVESEVYLASPAVAAASALTGKITDPELV
- a CDS encoding YerC/YecD family TrpR-related protein — protein: MSSLESKLKSKELDLFFKSILELKNIDECYKFFEDVATINEVKSLAQRLHVAKLLKGKKTYSEIAEITGASTATISRVNRCLNYGSDGYNLVLERLNDENID
- the leuD gene encoding 3-isopropylmalate dehydratase small subunit, translated to MSVKGKVFKYGDNVDTDVIIPARYLNTSDAKELAAHCMEDIDVDFVKNVKSGDIIVANKNFGCGSSREHAPLAIKTAGVSCVIASTFARIFYRNAINIGLPILECDEAVKNIDAGDELEVDFSTGLIKNLTKSQEYQGEAFPEFMQKIIDNDGLIGYIRNR
- the ilvN gene encoding acetolactate synthase small subunit, yielding MEKHVLSVLVKNSSGVLSRVSGLFSRRGYNIDSLTVGRTEDPLISRMTITLMGDENVLEQVKKQLNKLEDVIRVINFKADDSVYRELVLIKVKANAENRAAINETVNIFRSKIIDLSTDTLTIELTGDENKISALINLMEEYGIEELVRTGVTALQRGEKTIRNSIESY
- the glmM gene encoding phosphoglucosamine mutase; translation: MGRMFGTDGVRGVANTELTARIAYDLGRAGAYVLTEGAHKPKILVAKDTRISGDMLESALIAGILSVGAEAIVLGVVPTPAVAYLTRKYGADAGVMISASHNPVEYNGIKFFNDKGYKLSDELEDEIQRVIESDFEEVPSPTGTDLGRETIEVSALDDYIEFAKNTIPYSLKGLKIALDCANGAAYKSSVKAFRELGADVFVINDNPDGTNINENCGSTHPEELMEYVIKKKCDLGFAFDGDADRCLAVDEKGNLINGDFILMLCAKYLKELGKLKDDTLVVTVMSNLGLDIACKNEKINIIKTAVGDRYVLEEMVKNKYVLGGEQSGHVIFLDYNSTGDGLVTALQIAGIVKKKEKTLSELCSIMKELPQVLANATIPNDKKDLYLTDDEIQNEIRKIEEALNGVGRVLIRPSGTEPLVRVMLEGENQAEIDEMAHNLANLIEKKYN
- the cimA gene encoding citramalate synthase; protein product: MAQNQVKIFDSTLRDGAQGQGISFSLEDKIKIVKVLDEIKVDYIEAGNPGSNPKDMEFFKRLKDVELKNAKVVAFGSTRRPKINVEDDKNLKDLLSSGADTIVVFGKSWDFQVTDIIKTSLSENVNMIKDTIEYLCVKGKEVIFDAEHFYDGYKANKEYAMATLKAAEEAGAKVVVLCDTNGGTLPQEIYNITKSIKETMKVELGIHSHDDMGMAVANSIMAVEAGASQIQGTFIGIGERCGNANLSTIIPTLKLKLGYKVLNDNELVNLTKTSRYIAEICNITLSDEDPFVGNSAFAHKGGMHIDAVTKSPKSYEHIEPELVGNKRRFLVSEVSGKSTILQEIQKIFPNISKDDKSVQKITDRLKELEYDGYQFEGAEGTVELVIRKIIGKYKPFFKLNHFKIIGEQPYGSEDFSSTAVINITVDGQNEMTAAEGEGPVNALDKAIRKALEVFYPELKQARLVDYKVRVLDSESATEAKVRVLIESTDGIESWSTVGVSRDVIQASWIALVDSIEYKLIKDIERKVKAYF